A genomic stretch from Microtus pennsylvanicus isolate mMicPen1 chromosome 9, mMicPen1.hap1, whole genome shotgun sequence includes:
- the Tma16 gene encoding translation machinery-associated protein 16 — protein MPKGLKGKIVGREKKVIHPYSRKAAQITRESHKQDRKERLKNERALRLNLIGDKLRWFHDHLDTKKTRYSKKDACELIERYLSRFSSELEQIELHNSIKDRQGRRHHSRETVIKQTMERERQQYGGYGFEIPDILDTNNLQTFREWDFDLKKLPNIKMRKLCANDAVPKKRKQKPILNIDKDLGELDLTGDPGDSEDGKLEPTSEASESDEEMIPVPACS, from the exons ccTAAAGGACTGAAAGGAAAAATTGTAGGTcgagaaaaaaaagtcatccacCCGTACAGTAGGAAAGCAGCCCAGATTACAAGAGAGTCTCACAagcaagacaggaaggaaag ATTGAAGAATGAGAGGGCCTTACGTCTCAACCTTATTG GTGACAAACTTCGGTGGTTTCATGATCATCTGGAtacaaaaaaaacaagatattcaaagAAGGATGCCTGTGAATTAATTGAAAG gTACTTGAGTCGATTCAGCAGTGAGCTGGAGCAGATTGAGCTGCATAACAGCATCAAGGACAGACAGGGCCGGCGTCACCACTCCCGGGAGACGGTCATCAAGCAGACGATGGAGCGGGAGCGCCAGCAGTATGGCGGCTATGGCTTTG AGATCCCAGACATTTTAGACACTAATAATCTGCAGACTTTTCG ggAATGGGATTTTGATCTGAAGAAATTGCCAAACATCAAAATGAGGAAACTTTGTGCTAATGATGCAGTTCCTAAGAAGCGCAAGCAGAAACCCATTTTAAATATAGACAAAGATTTAGGGGAATTAGATCTAACTGGGGACCCTGGAGACTCTGAAGATGGGAAATTGGAACCAACAAGTGAAGCAAGTGAGTCGGATGAAGAAATGATCCCGGTGCCTGCCTGCTCTTAG